A genomic region of Chlorobaculum parvum NCIB 8327 contains the following coding sequences:
- a CDS encoding universal stress protein: MITIKSILCPMDFSEASKNAYRYACEFAKSMGASVVLLNVIEPRPIAADMTLNYIPLEEDLAAAAKEDFIPMIDQCKNAGLDISADVMIGVPAEVILQQTDDLDVSLVIMGSHGKTGLSRLLMGSVAEAVVRKAQVPVLIVKANEKEFISEG; this comes from the coding sequence ATGATTACCATCAAGTCGATTCTCTGCCCGATGGATTTTTCGGAAGCTTCGAAAAATGCTTATCGGTACGCTTGTGAGTTCGCCAAATCGATGGGTGCGAGCGTCGTGCTGCTCAATGTGATCGAGCCCCGTCCCATAGCGGCTGACATGACACTGAACTACATCCCGCTTGAGGAAGATCTTGCCGCTGCTGCAAAGGAAGATTTCATTCCGATGATTGATCAGTGCAAGAATGCCGGGCTCGATATCAGCGCCGATGTGATGATTGGTGTTCCGGCAGAGGTGATTCTGCAACAAACGGACGATCTTGACGTGAGTCTGGTGATCATGGGTTCTCACGGCAAAACAGGGCTGAGCCGTCTTCTGATGGGGAGCGTTGCCGAAGCGGTGGTGCGCAAAGCGCAGGTGCCGGTGCTGATTGTGAAGGCGAACGAAAAAGAGTTTATCAGCGAAGGGTAG
- the pssA gene encoding CDP-diacylglycerol--serine O-phosphatidyltransferase, whose amino-acid sequence MGKDDRKTARKQYPPVLQDETERPQGRFPFVSRSFVPSAFTVMNMVSGYVSIIMSGEKSFIIAGWLIFVAAFFDTIDGFVARLTNGSSEFGVELDSLSDLVSFGAAPAYLVYKFGLEHLGMPWGLLLSSLLMVGSGLRLARFNISLIGYNKESFSGLPTPAQAMTVASFVLWMTAEPLLTGIELQRGLALLSVVLAVLMVSKVNYDALPKPTRDSFRQHPVQMSAYAIAIVCVLFFQAKAFFVSMLLYILLGIIRSLTLTVRQWQV is encoded by the coding sequence ATGGGTAAAGACGATAGAAAAACAGCAAGGAAGCAGTATCCGCCGGTTCTTCAGGACGAAACAGAACGGCCTCAGGGCCGTTTTCCGTTCGTTTCACGATCGTTTGTTCCTTCGGCGTTTACGGTCATGAACATGGTTTCAGGCTATGTTTCCATCATCATGTCCGGCGAGAAGAGCTTTATCATTGCCGGCTGGCTCATCTTTGTCGCGGCGTTTTTCGATACCATCGACGGGTTTGTGGCTCGGCTCACCAACGGCTCCTCGGAGTTCGGCGTCGAGCTCGATTCGCTTTCGGATTTGGTCTCTTTCGGCGCGGCTCCGGCCTATCTGGTCTATAAATTCGGACTCGAACACCTTGGAATGCCGTGGGGTCTGCTGCTCAGCTCGCTGCTGATGGTAGGCAGCGGCCTGCGGCTTGCGCGGTTCAATATCAGCCTGATCGGCTACAACAAGGAGTCGTTTTCCGGGCTGCCTACACCGGCCCAGGCTATGACTGTTGCCTCGTTTGTGCTCTGGATGACGGCCGAGCCGCTCCTGACCGGCATCGAGCTTCAGCGTGGCCTTGCTTTGCTGAGCGTGGTGCTTGCCGTGCTCATGGTAAGCAAGGTGAATTACGACGCGCTGCCCAAACCTACCCGCGATTCGTTCCGCCAGCATCCCGTGCAGATGAGCGCTTACGCAATCGCGATTGTCTGCGTGCTCTTCTTTCAGGCCAAGGCTTTTTTTGTCTCCATGTTATTGTATATTCTGCTGGGAATTATCAGGTCCCTGACGCTCACGGTCAGGCAATGGCAGGTCTGA
- the panB gene encoding 3-methyl-2-oxobutanoate hydroxymethyltransferase produces MPNGSANKLPHVTTRRMLDMKERGEKIAVLTAYDYTMARILDRSGVDAILVGDSASNVFSGHNTTLPITVDEMIYHAKAVVRGVQAETSRAMVIVDMPFMSYQLSPEDAVRNAGKIMKEHECDAVKMEGGKVIAEAVKRITDIGIPVMGHLGLMPQSIYKYGSYKVRAKEGDEAEQLMEDARILEESGAFAIVLEKIPSKLAGEVSRSLTIPTIGIGAGPECDGQVLVINDMLGLNTEFHPRFVRRYADLSSVIEKAVQSYVADVRANSFPSEDESY; encoded by the coding sequence ATGCCCAACGGTTCCGCCAACAAACTGCCTCACGTTACGACCCGCAGGATGCTCGATATGAAAGAGCGCGGCGAAAAGATTGCCGTTCTGACCGCTTACGACTACACGATGGCGCGGATTCTCGACCGCTCGGGAGTCGATGCGATTCTGGTCGGCGATTCGGCCAGCAACGTCTTTTCGGGCCACAATACCACGCTTCCGATCACGGTCGACGAGATGATCTACCATGCTAAAGCGGTGGTTCGCGGCGTGCAGGCAGAGACGAGCCGCGCGATGGTGATTGTCGACATGCCCTTCATGAGCTACCAGCTTTCGCCGGAGGATGCGGTGCGCAACGCGGGCAAAATCATGAAAGAACATGAGTGCGACGCCGTCAAGATGGAGGGCGGCAAGGTGATCGCTGAAGCGGTCAAACGGATTACCGACATCGGTATTCCTGTAATGGGCCACCTCGGCCTGATGCCGCAGTCGATCTACAAATACGGCAGCTACAAGGTGCGGGCCAAGGAGGGCGACGAGGCCGAGCAGCTTATGGAGGATGCCCGCATTCTCGAAGAGTCCGGGGCGTTCGCCATCGTGCTCGAAAAGATTCCCTCGAAGCTCGCCGGGGAGGTGAGCCGCTCGCTGACTATTCCGACCATCGGCATCGGTGCCGGGCCGGAGTGCGACGGCCAGGTGCTGGTGATCAACGACATGCTCGGTCTCAACACCGAGTTCCACCCGAGGTTCGTCCGTCGCTATGCCGACCTCTCATCGGTCATTGAAAAGGCTGTGCAGAGTTATGTGGCTGATGTGCGAGCCAACAGCTTTCCTTCGGAGGATGAAAGCTACTGA
- a CDS encoding MFS transporter, whose amino-acid sequence MMVTFAFPLYFKNVICQGDPQGDQLWGNSVSISMLLVAVISPVLGAQADYSGRRKRFLFAFTLVSVIATALLSFSGPGNVLVAATLFILANIGFEGGLVFYDAYLPEITSQRSIGRVSGYGFAMGYLGALAILLLLQPLLMKGIDSSNIPNLQLSFLVVALFFAVFSAPLFFTLRDTKGKAGLLPGETGMRRRNASFLHSLREVGYTIRHIMSYPDLARFLLAFFFYNDAILTVIAFASIYAQNTLGFTATELIKFFITVQTTAIVGSIVFGFVTDRIGPKRAIVLTLFIWIFVIFLAIFASTKQSFFVTGLVAGLSMGSSQAASRSLMARLTPKEHRTEFFGFYDGSFGKASAVIGPLVFGFVSVQAGSQKAALASLLLFFAIGLLILTGVSTSATNPDGAVQRDGRKLVKGRLDEPDRAEF is encoded by the coding sequence ATGATGGTCACTTTCGCCTTTCCCCTCTATTTTAAAAACGTCATCTGCCAGGGCGATCCCCAGGGCGACCAGCTCTGGGGCAACAGCGTCAGCATTTCGATGCTGCTGGTGGCGGTGATCTCGCCGGTGCTTGGCGCGCAGGCCGACTACTCGGGCCGTCGCAAACGCTTCCTGTTCGCCTTCACGCTCGTCTCGGTCATCGCCACGGCGCTGCTCTCCTTTTCGGGGCCGGGTAACGTGCTTGTCGCCGCCACACTCTTCATTCTCGCCAACATCGGCTTCGAGGGAGGGCTGGTGTTTTACGACGCCTACCTGCCGGAAATTACGTCGCAGCGCAGTATCGGCAGGGTGTCGGGTTACGGCTTTGCGATGGGCTATCTTGGCGCGCTGGCGATTTTGCTGCTGTTGCAGCCGCTCCTGATGAAGGGGATCGACAGCTCGAACATCCCCAATCTGCAACTGAGCTTCCTTGTCGTCGCGCTCTTTTTCGCCGTGTTCTCGGCGCCGCTCTTCTTCACCTTGCGCGACACGAAAGGCAAGGCGGGGCTGCTGCCCGGCGAAACCGGAATGCGCCGCAGGAACGCATCGTTTCTCCATTCGCTTCGGGAGGTGGGTTACACCATCCGTCACATTATGAGCTATCCCGATCTGGCCCGCTTCCTGCTCGCGTTCTTTTTTTACAACGACGCCATACTGACCGTGATCGCCTTCGCCTCGATCTATGCTCAGAACACGCTTGGCTTTACGGCGACGGAACTGATCAAATTCTTCATCACCGTTCAGACGACGGCCATCGTGGGCTCGATCGTTTTTGGTTTTGTGACCGATCGTATCGGCCCGAAACGCGCTATCGTCCTGACGTTGTTTATCTGGATTTTCGTGATCTTTCTGGCCATTTTCGCCTCCACCAAGCAGAGCTTTTTCGTGACCGGTCTGGTGGCGGGTCTCTCGATGGGCTCGTCGCAGGCGGCCTCCCGCTCGCTGATGGCGCGGCTGACGCCGAAGGAGCATCGCACCGAGTTTTTCGGCTTTTACGATGGCAGTTTCGGCAAAGCCTCGGCGGTGATCGGGCCGCTCGTGTTCGGTTTCGTGTCGGTGCAGGCCGGAAGCCAGAAGGCGGCGTTGGCATCGCTGCTGCTGTTTTTCGCTATCGGCCTGCTGATTCTGACCGGCGTGAGCACCAGCGCCACGAATCCGGACGGTGCTGTGCAGCGAGATGGCCGGAAGCTCGTGAAAGGCAGGCTCGATGAGCCTGATCGGGCAGAGTTCTGA
- a CDS encoding class I SAM-dependent methyltransferase: MAHEFDGKRYEKASTHQQEWGRKLIAELGLKGSERVLDLGCGDGSLTAVIAELLPEGEAIGIDASRGMIDAALPKAGGNLYFRLLDIDDLDFEDEFDVIFSNAALHWVKDHEKLLRNVRRALRPGGRVRFNFAGDGNCMAFFRVICEAMSDERFRSFFAAFEWPWFMPSLEAYRKLAEASGLRNVEVWGENADRHFPDADTMTRWIDQPSIVPFLPYLPEREQPAFRDLVVQRMIEETREPDGRCFETFRRINLLATK, from the coding sequence ATGGCGCACGAATTCGACGGAAAGAGGTATGAAAAGGCTTCGACCCATCAGCAGGAGTGGGGTCGGAAGCTGATTGCCGAGCTTGGCCTGAAGGGCAGCGAGCGGGTGCTCGATCTGGGGTGCGGTGACGGAAGCCTGACAGCGGTGATCGCAGAATTGCTGCCGGAGGGCGAGGCCATCGGCATCGACGCCTCGCGCGGCATGATCGACGCCGCGTTGCCGAAGGCGGGAGGCAATCTCTATTTCCGGCTGCTCGACATTGACGATCTTGATTTCGAGGATGAGTTCGACGTGATTTTCTCGAACGCAGCGTTGCACTGGGTCAAAGATCACGAAAAGCTGCTGCGCAACGTGCGCCGTGCGTTGCGTCCGGGCGGGCGCGTGCGCTTCAACTTCGCGGGGGATGGCAACTGCATGGCCTTTTTTCGGGTGATCTGCGAGGCGATGAGCGACGAGCGGTTCCGGAGCTTTTTCGCGGCCTTCGAGTGGCCTTGGTTCATGCCGTCGCTCGAAGCCTACCGCAAGCTTGCTGAAGCGAGCGGGTTACGGAACGTCGAGGTCTGGGGCGAAAACGCCGACCGCCATTTTCCCGACGCCGATACCATGACGCGCTGGATTGATCAGCCGAGTATCGTACCGTTTCTGCCGTACCTGCCCGAGCGCGAACAACCGGCGTTCCGCGACTTAGTGGTGCAGCGCATGATCGAAGAGACCCGCGAGCCGGATGGGCGCTGCTTCGAGACCTTCCGGCGCATTAACCTTTTGGCCACAAAGTGA
- a CDS encoding GNAT family N-acetyltransferase — translation MPQSITIRTGIADDAAAIAAILLQSGWFSYFSEESRQTDAERIEAFLESSYTEADSRSVYVAETESGIVVGYCTVQWLPYLFLAAPEGYVSELFVDDAWRGQGIGQRLIETVEREARERGCSRLMLCNGRSRDSYKRGFYQKLGWQERESVANFIFKL, via the coding sequence ATGCCTCAGAGCATAACAATACGAACGGGAATTGCTGATGATGCAGCTGCCATTGCTGCGATTTTGTTGCAGTCCGGATGGTTTTCGTATTTCTCTGAAGAGTCGCGCCAGACCGATGCCGAGCGGATCGAAGCGTTTCTCGAAAGTTCATATACGGAAGCCGACAGCCGTTCGGTTTATGTTGCCGAGACCGAAAGTGGGATTGTTGTGGGTTACTGTACCGTGCAGTGGCTGCCATATCTGTTTCTGGCTGCGCCGGAAGGATATGTTTCCGAATTGTTTGTCGATGATGCGTGGCGGGGTCAGGGGATTGGTCAGCGCCTGATCGAAACCGTCGAACGGGAAGCTCGGGAGCGCGGCTGTTCGCGCCTGATGCTTTGCAATGGTCGTAGCCGCGATTCCTATAAACGCGGATTTTACCAGAAACTTGGCTGGCAGGAACGGGAATCGGTGGCCAATTTCATTTTCAAGCTTTGA
- a CDS encoding NfeD family protein: MIQAMISRFLKLGLMPVIAVMLCLAFTPLIGESAQIRSMTLSGSVNPGSAAWFLRELDEANREGDTLLLVELDTPGGLVASLRQMVQGVLASKVPVVVYVAPSGAQAASAGALLLLSSHVAVMAPGTETGAAHPVGLGGQIDKESVMNTKIENDLAAFARSLAQKRGRSQQWAERAVRESISSTASEALEAGVIDTVASRREELLAFLDGRKVETAAGEVTIHTKGVPVLQSEPTFREKVMMTIADPNIAAFLLLLGIAGLYFELTTPGAIFPGVAGVISLLLGAWAMQLLSVSVTGLLLILLAIIFFALEIFVTSGGVLAIAGLVALFIGSVMVFDAPEIGMTINWWFFLPLFLSFSAGVLLLVFVVLRSTRRKVASGIEGLVGEAGVIEKGIAAGKSGKVFVHGELWDATAAVPIPAGVQVTVTGIDGMRLNVKPNPTKEE, from the coding sequence ATGATTCAGGCGATGATCAGCAGGTTTCTGAAGCTCGGCTTGATGCCGGTGATTGCGGTGATGCTATGTCTTGCGTTTACTCCGCTCATTGGCGAGTCAGCCCAAATCCGCAGCATGACGCTAAGTGGAAGCGTCAATCCGGGCAGTGCGGCCTGGTTTCTGCGTGAACTCGACGAAGCCAATCGTGAAGGCGACACGCTGCTGCTGGTCGAGCTCGATACGCCGGGAGGCCTCGTAGCGTCCCTGCGCCAGATGGTGCAGGGGGTGCTGGCATCCAAAGTGCCAGTGGTGGTCTATGTGGCTCCGTCCGGTGCTCAGGCGGCTTCGGCGGGAGCCCTGTTGCTTTTGTCGTCTCATGTTGCGGTGATGGCTCCAGGTACCGAGACTGGTGCGGCTCATCCGGTCGGTCTTGGCGGGCAGATCGACAAGGAGAGCGTCATGAACACCAAGATCGAGAACGATCTTGCCGCCTTTGCCCGCAGCCTTGCCCAGAAGCGGGGCCGGAGCCAGCAATGGGCAGAGCGGGCCGTGCGCGAAAGCATATCCTCGACGGCATCCGAAGCGCTTGAGGCCGGGGTGATCGATACGGTTGCGTCCCGTCGCGAGGAGTTGCTGGCGTTTCTCGACGGGCGCAAGGTCGAGACTGCCGCGGGCGAGGTGACCATTCATACCAAGGGGGTTCCTGTGCTCCAGTCCGAGCCGACTTTTCGGGAGAAGGTGATGATGACCATCGCCGATCCGAACATTGCGGCGTTTCTGCTTCTTCTCGGCATTGCCGGGCTCTATTTCGAGCTGACGACGCCGGGTGCGATCTTTCCCGGTGTGGCCGGCGTGATTTCGCTCTTGCTTGGTGCCTGGGCGATGCAACTCCTGTCGGTCAGTGTTACCGGACTTCTGCTTATCCTCCTGGCTATCATCTTTTTTGCACTTGAGATTTTCGTGACGAGTGGAGGCGTGCTGGCCATCGCCGGTCTGGTTGCGCTGTTCATCGGCTCGGTGATGGTGTTCGATGCGCCGGAGATCGGCATGACGATTAACTGGTGGTTTTTTCTGCCGTTATTTCTTTCTTTTTCCGCTGGAGTCCTGTTACTTGTTTTTGTTGTACTTCGTTCCACCCGACGAAAGGTGGCTTCCGGCATCGAGGGGCTTGTCGGTGAGGCCGGAGTTATCGAGAAGGGGATCGCTGCTGGCAAGTCTGGCAAGGTTTTTGTACATGGTGAATTGTGGGATGCAACGGCTGCTGTGCCGATTCCCGCTGGAGTGCAGGTAACGGTGACAGGGATCGACGGAATGAGGCTTAACGTTAAACCAAACCCAACCAAGGAGGAGTGA
- the purS gene encoding phosphoribosylformylglycinamidine synthase subunit PurS: protein MAFKANIKVTLRPSILDVQGKAAQHALENLGYSSVSSVRIGKYMEVIIGEDSRAEAEKVAIEICQKLLSNPVMEDFTFELEPVN from the coding sequence ATGGCATTCAAGGCGAACATCAAGGTGACCTTGCGTCCCTCCATTCTCGACGTGCAGGGTAAAGCTGCGCAGCATGCGCTTGAAAATCTCGGCTACTCAAGCGTTTCATCGGTCAGGATCGGTAAATACATGGAGGTGATTATCGGCGAGGACTCACGCGCTGAGGCCGAGAAGGTCGCGATCGAAATCTGTCAGAAACTCCTGTCGAATCCGGTGATGGAAGATTTCACTTTCGAACTGGAACCCGTCAACTAA
- the meaB gene encoding methylmalonyl Co-A mutase-associated GTPase MeaB yields the protein MNGTKRHEPTIEEFVEGIRNGDRRLLSRAITLVESNRPEHERLAHEILDRCLGDGGNSIRIGVTGAPGAGKSTFIETLGLDILREGQRVAVLAIDPSSARTKGSILGDKSRMEQLAARPEAFIRPSASSGFLGGTAPRTHEAILLCEAAGYDVIIVETVGVGQSEIVVNSMVDFILLLMLPGSGDDLQGIKRGIMEIADLVAVNKADSGRQAIAEISKADFEAALRLLPEKHTGWERNVLLTSALEGSGVSEVWQIVRRFEERMKQNEAWENTRREQLRNLLYTIAEERLKREFYDHQLVRTLQQSIEHQVFEGSLSPFSGALKLLEAFFGEKRSD from the coding sequence ATGAACGGCACGAAGCGGCACGAACCGACAATCGAGGAGTTTGTCGAAGGCATCAGAAACGGCGACCGCCGTCTGTTGAGCCGCGCCATCACGCTCGTCGAATCGAACCGCCCGGAGCACGAACGGCTGGCGCACGAGATCCTCGACCGCTGCCTTGGCGATGGAGGTAACTCGATCCGCATCGGCGTGACCGGAGCGCCGGGCGCGGGCAAAAGCACCTTCATCGAAACGCTGGGGCTTGATATCCTGCGGGAAGGCCAGCGGGTGGCGGTGCTCGCCATCGACCCGAGCAGCGCCCGAACGAAAGGCAGTATCCTCGGCGACAAGTCCCGCATGGAACAGCTCGCCGCCCGCCCCGAAGCCTTCATTCGTCCCTCGGCCTCCTCGGGTTTTCTCGGCGGCACCGCCCCCCGCACGCACGAAGCCATCCTGCTCTGCGAAGCCGCCGGATACGACGTCATCATCGTCGAAACGGTCGGCGTCGGCCAGTCGGAAATCGTGGTCAACTCGATGGTGGATTTCATCCTGCTGCTCATGCTCCCCGGATCGGGCGACGACCTGCAGGGCATCAAGCGCGGTATCATGGAGATCGCCGATCTCGTAGCCGTCAACAAGGCCGATTCAGGGCGGCAGGCAATCGCCGAAATCTCGAAAGCCGACTTTGAAGCAGCGCTCAGGCTCCTGCCGGAAAAGCACACGGGATGGGAAAGAAACGTTCTGCTCACCTCCGCACTCGAAGGCTCGGGAGTTTCAGAGGTCTGGCAAATCGTCCGACGCTTTGAAGAGAGGATGAAGCAAAACGAGGCGTGGGAGAACACTCGCCGGGAACAGCTCCGGAACCTTCTCTACACCATCGCCGAAGAGCGGCTGAAACGGGAATTTTACGACCATCAGCTGGTCAGAACCCTTCAACAGTCGATTGAACACCAGGTGTTCGAAGGCTCGCTGAGCCCATTCAGCGGTGCGCTGAAATTGCTGGAAGCTTTTTTTGGGGAAAAAAGATCAGACTGA
- a CDS encoding slipin family protein — protein sequence MISVNIVVLLMLVAAFFVSAVKILPEYERGVVFRLGRIIGAKGPGLIILIPYIDRMIRVDLRTVTLDVPPQDIITRDNVSVKVSAVVYFRVIDSIKAIIDVEDFHFATSQLAQTTLRSVCGQGEMDNLLAERDEINERIQTILDKDTEPWGVKVSKVEVKEIDLPDEMRRAMAKQAEAERERRSKIINAEGEFQAAQRLSEAAAIISQNPAALQLRYLQTLQDIAVENNSTTIFPVPVDLFRTFFEKKA from the coding sequence ATGATTTCAGTTAATATTGTGGTATTGCTGATGCTTGTGGCGGCGTTTTTCGTCTCCGCGGTCAAGATTTTGCCAGAGTACGAGCGGGGAGTGGTGTTCCGGCTTGGCCGGATTATCGGAGCCAAGGGCCCGGGCCTGATCATCCTGATTCCTTACATCGATCGTATGATTCGGGTTGACTTGCGAACCGTGACTCTCGACGTTCCTCCGCAGGACATCATCACCCGCGACAACGTGTCGGTGAAGGTGAGCGCCGTGGTCTATTTCCGGGTGATCGACTCGATCAAGGCGATTATCGATGTGGAAGATTTCCATTTCGCTACATCTCAGCTCGCCCAGACCACGCTCCGCAGCGTTTGCGGACAGGGGGAGATGGACAACCTTCTTGCTGAGCGCGACGAAATCAACGAGCGCATTCAGACGATTCTCGACAAGGATACCGAACCGTGGGGCGTGAAGGTCAGCAAGGTCGAGGTCAAGGAGATCGACTTGCCTGACGAGATGCGTCGTGCGATGGCAAAGCAGGCTGAGGCCGAGCGCGAGCGCCGTTCAAAGATCATCAACGCAGAGGGCGAGTTCCAGGCTGCGCAGCGTTTGTCGGAAGCGGCGGCGATCATCTCGCAGAATCCGGCGGCTCTGCAGTTGCGTTATCTCCAGACCTTGCAGGACATCGCCGTCGAGAACAATTCGACCACGATTTTCCCGGTTCCGGTCGATCTGTTCAGGACCTTTTTCGAGAAAAAAGCCTGA
- the purQ gene encoding phosphoribosylformylglycinamidine synthase subunit PurQ: MADLNVGVVVFPGSNCDHDTEYAVASFSGVKPVMLWHNEHDLKGCDAIILPGGFSYGDYLRCGSIARFSPIMREVIDFAGQGRPVLGICNGFQVLVESGLLEGALIRNAGRKFICRQSTISVVNNSTIFTDRYEKGEVLRVPVAHGEGNYYASVETIDSLESNGQVVFRYTDAEGNATAEANFNGSLNNIAGITNKQGNVLGLMPHPERASEELLGSGDGRRVFESLFAHLAGTKRSSRGCCSTSPTRRSAS; this comes from the coding sequence ATGGCTGATCTCAACGTTGGCGTCGTGGTGTTTCCCGGTTCGAACTGCGACCACGATACCGAATATGCCGTTGCCTCGTTTTCCGGAGTCAAGCCGGTCATGCTCTGGCACAACGAGCACGACCTGAAAGGCTGCGACGCGATTATTCTCCCTGGTGGCTTCTCCTACGGCGATTACCTCCGCTGTGGCTCCATCGCCCGCTTCTCGCCGATCATGCGTGAAGTGATCGACTTCGCAGGGCAAGGCCGTCCGGTGCTCGGCATCTGCAACGGTTTTCAGGTGCTGGTCGAAAGCGGCCTGCTCGAAGGCGCGCTGATCCGCAACGCTGGTCGGAAGTTTATCTGCCGTCAGTCAACCATCAGCGTGGTGAACAACTCGACCATCTTTACCGATCGTTACGAAAAGGGCGAAGTGCTTCGCGTGCCGGTTGCGCATGGTGAGGGCAACTACTACGCCTCCGTTGAGACCATCGACAGCCTCGAATCGAACGGCCAGGTGGTTTTCCGTTATACTGATGCGGAAGGCAATGCTACTGCCGAAGCTAATTTCAACGGATCGCTGAACAACATCGCCGGTATTACCAACAAGCAGGGCAACGTGCTCGGCCTGATGCCGCATCCCGAGCGGGCCAGCGAAGAGCTGCTCGGCTCTGGTGATGGCCGCAGAGTTTTCGAATCCCTGTTTGCTCATCTTGCCGGAACAAAAAGATCTTCTCGTGGCTGCTGTTCGACTTCGCCAACACGTCGTTCAGCGTCATGA
- a CDS encoding lipoate--protein ligase family protein, protein MELDLWLMQAMADDSFQRLFGANGCLWRFYSWSPSAISLGKNQNPEEIDRERCRADGVDVVVRPTGGRAVFHADELTYSFFAATELPNETIYRMVHETLQQALAGVGVEAEFCRTQPDFRARYASADSVSCFTASARYELQVDGRKLVGSAQRRHGNVILQHGSLPLSSRHRQISRYLAGASRELVEAVDAGMAEKTASLDEFTDAGYAELVPLIVSAAGTSAEEGARVLSQDDLERFGVSQVSIT, encoded by the coding sequence ATGGAACTCGATCTATGGCTCATGCAGGCGATGGCCGATGATTCGTTCCAGCGGTTGTTCGGCGCGAACGGTTGCCTCTGGCGATTTTATTCGTGGTCACCTTCGGCCATTTCGCTCGGCAAAAACCAGAATCCGGAAGAGATCGACCGGGAGCGGTGCCGCGCCGATGGCGTCGATGTCGTCGTCCGTCCCACCGGTGGGCGAGCGGTGTTTCATGCCGATGAACTGACCTATTCGTTTTTCGCGGCGACTGAGCTGCCGAACGAAACCATCTACCGCATGGTGCACGAAACGCTGCAACAGGCGCTGGCTGGCGTTGGCGTCGAGGCGGAGTTCTGCCGGACGCAGCCCGACTTCCGGGCCCGGTACGCTTCGGCGGATTCAGTTTCCTGTTTCACAGCGTCAGCCCGCTACGAATTGCAGGTCGATGGACGCAAGCTGGTCGGTTCGGCGCAACGCCGTCACGGTAATGTTATCCTTCAGCACGGTTCGCTACCTCTTTCTTCACGCCATCGTCAGATTTCTCGTTATCTTGCAGGTGCGTCCCGCGAGCTTGTCGAAGCGGTCGATGCCGGTATGGCAGAGAAGACCGCGTCGCTCGATGAGTTTACCGATGCCGGTTATGCCGAGCTGGTGCCCCTGATCGTCTCAGCCGCCGGAACGTCCGCTGAAGAGGGGGCAAGGGTTCTGAGTCAGGATGACCTTGAACGTTTCGGCGTGTCTCAAGTTTCAATCACTTAA
- a CDS encoding DUF1847 domain-containing protein translates to MNDNVSNGGAEERSCKDCRPMSCYRKEKRLPDECVAGSLDEQKIDECLDQYRGEGIDARIARAAAEVEGLYYGKLTRAEEIVAFANRLGAKKIGLAMCVGLAEEARIFSKVLRANGLEPFAVLCKAGAVDKGEIGIEDELKLQPGTHESLCNPVLQARLMNEHGTGLNVIIGLCVGHDSLFTKHSDAPATTLIVKDRVLAHNPAAALYTSGSYYKRLMESGREL, encoded by the coding sequence ATGAACGACAACGTATCGAATGGCGGCGCTGAAGAACGGAGTTGCAAGGACTGCCGGCCCATGAGCTGTTACCGCAAAGAGAAGCGATTGCCGGACGAATGTGTGGCGGGTTCCCTCGATGAGCAAAAGATAGACGAGTGCCTCGACCAGTACCGGGGTGAAGGCATCGACGCCCGCATCGCCCGCGCCGCCGCCGAGGTGGAGGGGCTCTATTACGGAAAGCTGACTCGTGCCGAGGAGATTGTCGCTTTTGCCAACCGGCTCGGCGCGAAGAAGATCGGGCTGGCCATGTGCGTCGGTCTTGCCGAAGAGGCGAGGATTTTCTCGAAGGTTTTGCGGGCCAACGGACTCGAACCCTTTGCCGTGCTCTGCAAAGCCGGGGCTGTGGATAAAGGCGAGATCGGCATCGAGGATGAGCTTAAACTCCAGCCGGGCACACACGAATCGCTCTGCAACCCGGTGCTTCAGGCCCGCCTCATGAACGAGCACGGCACCGGCCTGAACGTCATCATCGGCCTCTGCGTTGGCCACGACAGCCTCTTCACAAAACACTCAGACGCGCCGGCCACCACGTTGATCGTCAAGGATCGAGTGCTCGCCCACAACCCTGCCGCCGCGCTCTATACCTCCGGTTCCTACTACAAGCGACTGATGGAGTCTGGTCGGGAGCTTTGA